In Solibacillus isronensis, the following are encoded in one genomic region:
- a CDS encoding basic amino acid ABC transporter substrate-binding protein, translated as MFKTKKFLITMLLMALTIILAACGTSDDETSGSARSGEGGGKKLLVGTEATFAPFESMNDKGEIVGIDVDIMKAIGEEIGSEIEFRNVGWEPVFQQITNGELDLGASGITITDERKETYDFTDPYYEASLMIVVKEDSTIETLDELKDQKISVQINTTGHIAAQNLQGKSSSKILAYENQPVAFQEVINGATAAAFGDNAVVIEYLKNNPDSGLKAIESDQFEKEYYGFMVKKGNTELLNRLNEGLAKIKENGKLEEITGQKID; from the coding sequence ATGTTCAAAACGAAGAAGTTTTTAATAACGATGCTGCTAATGGCATTAACAATCATTTTAGCCGCATGCGGTACATCAGACGATGAAACATCAGGAAGCGCAAGATCCGGAGAAGGTGGCGGTAAAAAGCTATTAGTCGGAACAGAAGCAACATTTGCCCCATTTGAATCGATGAACGATAAAGGTGAAATTGTCGGAATCGATGTTGATATTATGAAAGCAATCGGTGAAGAAATCGGTTCTGAAATCGAATTTCGAAATGTAGGTTGGGAGCCGGTATTCCAGCAAATTACGAATGGTGAACTGGATTTAGGTGCATCAGGCATTACCATTACAGATGAGCGTAAAGAAACGTATGACTTCACAGATCCATATTATGAAGCGTCATTAATGATCGTTGTGAAAGAGGATTCTACAATTGAAACATTGGATGAGTTAAAAGATCAAAAAATCTCTGTTCAAATTAATACGACAGGTCATATTGCAGCACAAAACCTGCAAGGGAAATCAAGTTCAAAAATTTTAGCGTATGAAAACCAGCCAGTGGCATTCCAGGAAGTAATCAATGGTGCAACAGCAGCAGCGTTTGGCGATAATGCCGTTGTAATCGAATACTTAAAGAACAATCCGGATTCAGGTTTAAAAGCAATTGAATCAGATCAGTTCGAAAAAGAGTATTACGGTTTTATGGTGAAAAAGGGTAACACGGAGTTACTAAACCGTTTAAATGAAGGGTTAGCAAAAATTAAAGAAAACGGTAAATTAGAAGAAATTACTGGTCAGAAAATCGATTAA
- a CDS encoding Zn-dependent hydrolase produces MLKTNRERLQNTINLFSQFGATENNGVTRLSLSPEDILARNKFKEICEQLGMIVTVDDMGTMYATLPSNSDNLPIVIGSHLDSVIKGGRFDGVLGVLTALEAVQTIIDEKLELNHPITIVNFTNEEGARFEPSLMASGVLSGKFEKEKMLASTDRKGVTFEQALKESGYEGDVANRLTEAHAYLELHIEQGPVLEHYKKEIGVVEGVLGMVCYDITLTGESNHAGTTPISMRKDSMFAAMQIISILQNKLKQLPEDLVYTIGRINAYPNIHTVIPSSVTFSLESRHQDPAVIQQVEQIIFDLPKEIENCELSYKKLWSRDTVYFAPEVVHAVAASTDELGLSRHHMFSGAGHDAQFIAGYIPSTMIFVPSAKGYSHREDEYTSYEECSKGADVLVNAVLKVAESSVSPVKSASVK; encoded by the coding sequence ATGTTAAAAACAAACCGCGAACGACTTCAAAACACTATTAATTTATTTAGCCAATTTGGGGCAACAGAAAATAATGGTGTCACACGTTTAAGCCTATCTCCCGAAGATATTCTCGCCCGCAACAAGTTTAAGGAAATTTGCGAACAGCTAGGTATGATCGTAACGGTTGATGATATGGGCACAATGTATGCAACACTTCCTTCCAACTCCGATAATTTACCGATTGTCATCGGCTCACACTTGGATTCAGTCATTAAAGGCGGACGCTTCGATGGAGTGCTAGGTGTTTTAACTGCACTGGAAGCTGTCCAAACGATTATTGATGAAAAACTCGAACTGAATCACCCTATCACGATCGTAAACTTCACAAATGAAGAAGGTGCACGTTTTGAACCGTCATTAATGGCTTCAGGTGTACTTTCAGGAAAATTCGAAAAGGAAAAGATGCTCGCTTCGACGGATCGTAAAGGGGTAACATTTGAACAAGCCCTAAAAGAAAGTGGCTATGAAGGCGATGTCGCAAACCGTCTGACAGAGGCTCATGCCTATTTGGAGCTTCATATTGAACAAGGTCCCGTGCTGGAACATTATAAAAAAGAGATCGGTGTCGTGGAAGGCGTTCTTGGCATGGTATGCTATGACATTACATTAACCGGCGAATCGAACCATGCGGGCACTACCCCTATTTCCATGCGTAAAGACAGTATGTTTGCCGCAATGCAAATCATTTCCATCCTACAAAATAAATTAAAACAGCTTCCTGAAGATCTTGTTTATACGATCGGACGCATCAATGCCTACCCGAATATTCATACGGTCATCCCGAGCAGCGTAACATTCTCGTTGGAATCCCGACACCAAGACCCGGCAGTCATTCAGCAAGTGGAGCAAATTATTTTTGACCTTCCGAAAGAAATCGAAAATTGCGAGCTGAGCTACAAAAAGCTATGGAGCCGGGATACGGTGTATTTCGCACCGGAAGTTGTTCATGCTGTAGCAGCAAGTACAGATGAACTCGGGCTTTCACGCCATCATATGTTCAGCGGTGCCGGCCACGATGCTCAATTTATCGCCGGTTACATTCCTTCTACGATGATTTTCGTCCCAAGTGCAAAAGGCTACAGTCACCGTGAAGACGAATATACTTCCTACGAGGAATGTTCAAAAGGTGCGGATGTCCTTGTTAATGCAGTATTGAAAGTAGCCGAATCTTCGGTTTCACCCGTAAAGTCTGCTAGTGTAAAGTAA
- a CDS encoding amino acid ABC transporter ATP-binding protein produces the protein MIKVENLHKHFGKLEVLKGIDYEVHEKEVVCVIGPSGSGKSTFLRCMNLLEEVTDGAIYIEGTKINDPKTNINEIRTEVGMVFQQFNLFPHMSVIDNITMAPMQIRQLNKADAETLALELLDKVGLREKAYNYPQQLSGGQQQRVAIARALAMKPKVMLFDEPTSALDPEMVKEVLEVMKNLAKEGMTMVVVTHEMGFAREVGDRVLFMDGGYIVEQGHPDEVFGNPQNERTKAFLGKVL, from the coding sequence ATGATTAAAGTAGAAAACTTACACAAGCATTTTGGCAAGCTCGAAGTGTTAAAGGGGATTGATTATGAAGTACATGAAAAAGAGGTAGTTTGTGTCATCGGGCCATCTGGTTCTGGGAAATCAACGTTTCTTCGCTGCATGAATTTGCTGGAGGAAGTAACGGACGGTGCAATCTATATTGAAGGTACTAAAATTAATGATCCGAAAACAAATATTAACGAAATCCGTACAGAAGTAGGAATGGTGTTCCAGCAGTTCAACTTATTCCCGCATATGTCGGTCATCGATAATATTACGATGGCTCCAATGCAAATTCGCCAACTGAACAAAGCCGATGCCGAAACACTGGCACTGGAGCTATTGGATAAGGTTGGTTTGCGTGAAAAGGCCTATAACTACCCGCAGCAGTTATCAGGCGGTCAGCAGCAGCGTGTAGCGATTGCCCGCGCATTGGCAATGAAGCCGAAAGTGATGCTGTTTGATGAACCAACGTCAGCCCTTGACCCGGAAATGGTAAAAGAGGTTTTGGAAGTAATGAAAAACCTTGCAAAAGAAGGGATGACAATGGTTGTCGTAACACATGAAATGGGCTTCGCACGTGAAGTAGGCGACCGTGTACTGTTTATGGATGGCGGCTACATCGTAGAACAAGGCCACCCGGATGAAGTATTCGGCAACCCGCAGAACGAACGTACAAAAGCCTTTTTAGGAAAAGTACTCTAA
- a CDS encoding basic amino acid ABC transporter substrate-binding protein, giving the protein MSTRKLFKWAAPLAAASMILTACGADESTSTGDKEYKKIVAGTEATYAPFEYLDDKGNVVGLDSEILAAIGEEMGIETEVKNVGWDSMMSQVTTGEVDMGAAAITITDERKESYDFTDPYYEATLLIVTKEGSTVASLEDIKDKKIAVQINTTGHIAAQELQGVASSKILAYENFSVALTEVLTGAADAAIGDNAVILDYLENNPDSGLRAVEDTSFEKDYFGFMVKKGNKELLDILNEGLQKIKDNGKLAEITGTEIE; this is encoded by the coding sequence ATGAGTACTAGAAAACTATTTAAATGGGCAGCACCTTTAGCGGCAGCTTCAATGATTTTAACGGCGTGTGGAGCGGACGAATCTACATCCACAGGGGATAAAGAATATAAGAAAATCGTTGCAGGTACGGAAGCTACATATGCACCATTTGAATACTTAGATGATAAAGGAAATGTTGTCGGCTTAGATTCAGAGATTTTAGCAGCGATCGGCGAAGAGATGGGCATTGAAACAGAAGTGAAAAATGTAGGCTGGGACTCAATGATGAGCCAAGTAACAACTGGTGAAGTGGATATGGGCGCAGCGGCTATTACAATTACAGATGAGCGTAAAGAATCATATGACTTTACAGATCCTTACTATGAAGCGACTTTACTGATCGTGACAAAAGAAGGTTCGACAGTGGCATCGTTGGAAGATATTAAAGACAAAAAAATCGCGGTGCAAATTAATACGACAGGTCATATCGCAGCACAGGAACTGCAAGGTGTTGCAAGCTCGAAGATTTTAGCTTATGAAAACTTTTCTGTTGCTTTAACAGAAGTGCTGACAGGTGCAGCTGATGCCGCAATCGGTGATAATGCAGTAATTTTAGATTACCTTGAAAACAATCCTGATTCAGGCTTAAGAGCGGTAGAGGATACTTCATTTGAGAAAGACTACTTCGGCTTTATGGTGAAAAAGGGCAATAAAGAGCTATTGGACATTTTAAATGAAGGTCTTCAAAAAATTAAAGACAATGGCAAGTTAGCTGAAATTACAGGTACGGAAATCGAATAA
- a CDS encoding amino acid ABC transporter permease — MDFFDFFRWDIIWNYRELYAKGLWATIVLTACGYIGGIIFGLVLGLGQVSTKKWIYWPAKIYVDVFRGTPMLVQLLLIHLAVIPTIFGTSQGWWVSGIVGLILNSAAYNAEIFRAGIQSIDKGQMEAARSLGLTQGQAMRKVILPQAFRRMIPPLGNEFIALLKDSSLVTVIAGAEILYVSKVVAGTYQRFWEPYLFAAFLYLVLTYAVTKLIAFIEKRVDINYNPRKKKERA, encoded by the coding sequence ATGGATTTTTTTGATTTTTTCCGTTGGGATATAATCTGGAACTACCGTGAACTATATGCAAAAGGACTTTGGGCGACTATTGTTTTAACAGCATGTGGTTATATTGGTGGTATCATATTCGGTCTAGTTTTAGGATTAGGCCAAGTTTCAACAAAAAAGTGGATTTACTGGCCGGCTAAAATATATGTCGACGTATTCCGTGGTACGCCAATGCTCGTACAATTATTATTAATTCACTTAGCTGTTATTCCAACGATTTTTGGAACTTCACAAGGTTGGTGGGTATCGGGTATTGTCGGACTGATTTTAAACAGTGCCGCATACAATGCAGAAATTTTCCGTGCAGGTATCCAGTCGATCGACAAAGGTCAAATGGAAGCTGCCAGATCTTTAGGGTTAACACAGGGCCAGGCGATGCGCAAAGTTATTTTACCGCAGGCGTTTCGTCGTATGATCCCACCTTTAGGGAATGAATTTATTGCATTATTAAAAGACTCTTCACTTGTAACGGTAATTGCCGGAGCCGAAATTTTATATGTAAGTAAAGTTGTAGCCGGAACGTATCAGCGTTTCTGGGAGCCGTACTTATTCGCAGCGTTCCTATACCTTGTATTAACGTATGCTGTAACGAAGCTCATTGCATTTATCGAAAAACGAGTTGATATTAATTACAACCCACGTAAGAAAAAGGAGCGCGCGTAA
- a CDS encoding PucR family transcriptional regulator, translated as MLTVKEVLNRKYFESAKVVAGQTGLSHAIKWIHILEVTDVKQLIKGNELILTTGVILKDNEQGFLNFVRQLNELNVAGLCIELGMYIQTIPESVIKLADQLDFPLIVFQEIVPFVGITQDLHTAIIHQQYDILRQLEDYSQKINNYVLKVNDKVKILQYMQKYLNVDIYFDVKKGTSLAIPDKKIENCKKYIDRLGSKHKAKIEVNLFDQLYGTVYIYSEKREMTELDLLILDRTVVTLSQFILRDLYIEEKLESENRKFFEKWLEGENSDDELLYFIEEIDQKLKHNGWMVMIHQLRRKNAKKDLTNYKINLRQALQKEGFYTFIVEQSQYLIFIVNDLAQGATYKERMNRVMNEMIQQNKQDMLIAVGKYVSHYNELKESYQTAQETLQIRMKHMEHSYFYDELVLYHMVKVLQNNSSLMQAAKEKIEKLSQYDSKHNANLIQTLDVYFQCNGLKKETAEKLFIVRQTLYHRLEKVEQIIGNDFMKYENRLCLEIMLLMTKHNYYEGVKV; from the coding sequence ATGTTAACCGTAAAAGAAGTTCTAAATCGAAAATACTTTGAATCAGCGAAGGTCGTCGCAGGTCAAACTGGCTTAAGCCATGCGATCAAATGGATTCATATATTGGAAGTTACCGATGTGAAGCAGCTGATAAAAGGAAATGAGCTCATTCTGACAACGGGCGTCATTTTAAAAGATAATGAACAAGGCTTTCTGAATTTTGTAAGGCAGCTTAATGAATTAAATGTAGCCGGGCTGTGTATTGAGTTAGGTATGTACATTCAAACGATTCCAGAAAGTGTCATTAAACTGGCGGATCAACTGGATTTTCCGCTCATCGTTTTTCAGGAAATTGTCCCGTTTGTCGGCATTACGCAAGATTTGCATACAGCGATCATTCATCAGCAATACGATATTTTAAGGCAGCTCGAAGATTACTCCCAGAAGATTAACAACTATGTTCTGAAGGTGAATGACAAAGTAAAGATTTTGCAGTATATGCAAAAGTATTTGAATGTGGATATTTATTTTGATGTGAAAAAAGGAACAAGTCTCGCAATCCCGGATAAAAAGATTGAAAATTGCAAAAAGTATATTGATCGTTTAGGTAGTAAACATAAAGCGAAGATTGAAGTGAATTTATTTGACCAGTTGTACGGTACTGTCTATATATACTCCGAAAAAAGAGAAATGACGGAGTTGGATTTGCTCATTTTGGACCGCACTGTTGTCACACTGTCACAGTTTATTTTAAGAGATTTATATATTGAAGAAAAACTCGAAAGCGAAAACCGAAAGTTCTTTGAAAAGTGGCTTGAAGGTGAAAACAGCGATGATGAGCTGCTTTATTTTATCGAGGAAATTGATCAGAAGTTGAAGCATAACGGCTGGATGGTTATGATTCATCAGCTCAGAAGGAAAAATGCGAAAAAAGATTTAACGAATTACAAAATCAATCTTCGTCAGGCATTGCAGAAGGAAGGGTTTTACACATTTATTGTCGAGCAGTCCCAATATTTGATTTTCATTGTAAACGATCTGGCGCAAGGGGCTACGTATAAAGAACGGATGAACCGCGTGATGAATGAGATGATCCAGCAAAATAAACAGGACATGCTTATTGCAGTTGGAAAATATGTTTCGCATTACAATGAATTGAAAGAAAGCTATCAAACAGCGCAGGAAACCCTTCAGATCAGGATGAAACATATGGAGCATTCATATTTCTACGATGAACTGGTGCTGTACCATATGGTGAAAGTTCTGCAAAACAACAGCAGTCTTATGCAGGCGGCGAAGGAAAAAATCGAAAAGCTCAGCCAGTATGACAGCAAGCACAATGCGAATCTGATCCAAACGCTTGATGTGTATTTTCAGTGTAACGGACTAAAAAAGGAAACAGCCGAAAAACTGTTCATCGTCCGCCAAACCCTTTATCACCGCCTGGAAAAGGTGGAGCAGATCATCGGCAATGATTTTATGAAATACGAAAACCGTCTCTGCCTGGAAATCATGCTACTCATGACAAAGCATAATTATTATGAAGGTGTGAAGGTTTAG
- a CDS encoding Parvovirus coat protein VP1-like protein, with product MRRPATGFCFPGYRYCGPGCTGPGAPTNAVDNCCLNHDACYAYGYDKRYCDAIFQQCLNQYKNPSTKMGRDANLFSRAIRLKNFLI from the coding sequence ATGAGACGTCCTGCAACGGGGTTCTGCTTCCCTGGTTATCGTTACTGTGGACCGGGATGTACTGGACCTGGTGCACCAACGAATGCAGTAGATAATTGCTGTCTGAACCATGATGCTTGTTATGCATACGGATACGATAAAAGATATTGTGACGCAATTTTCCAGCAATGTTTAAATCAATACAAAAACCCCTCTACAAAAATGGGGAGGGACGCAAATTTATTTTCCCGAGCGATTCGGTTAAAGAACTTTCTAATATAA